One region of Helicoverpa zea isolate HzStark_Cry1AcR chromosome 24, ilHelZeax1.1, whole genome shotgun sequence genomic DNA includes:
- the LOC124642208 gene encoding uncharacterized protein LOC124642208 has protein sequence MYKQLARATQASWGLQPEIIRNIYTAAVEPTTLYAASAWAPASNKLGVKKQLNVVQRGFAQKLCKAYRTVSLNSALLLAGILPLDIRIREAASLYEAKGEVPQPTLGDREIEWMASALEAPHPAELVTLQYDSIVDEEEYRNRREEFAVRIFTDGSKIQGKVGAALSLWDSTTETKALKLTLPSYCTVYQAELLALQKAATEALKRRENTFGIFSDSMAALQTVINVSAPHPLAVETRDTIRRCKLQNKSVSLFWIKAHAGLEGNERADQLAKEAALKSKKKPDYDLYPISFVNRQIRMRSLDEWNGKYKAGEAVSGTKLFFPDAISA, from the coding sequence ATGTACAAACAACTGGCCAGGGCAACTCAAGCCAGTTGGGGTCTACAGCCGGAAATCATAAGGAATATCTACACGGCAGCAGTAGAGCCTACGACACTGTACGCAGCGAGTGCATGGGCGCCAGCCTCAAACAAATTAGGGGTCAAAAAACAGTTAAACGTGGTCCAAAGAGGGTTTGCGCAAAAGTTGTGCAAAGCCTACCGCACGGTCTCCCTAAACTCAGCACTGTTGCTCGCTGGGATACTCCCTCTAGACATCCGGATAAGGGAAGCTGCTTCACTTTACGAAGCGAAGGGGGAAGTGCCCCAGCCAACACTGGGAGATAGGGAGATCGAGTGGATGGCCTCAGCCCTTGAAGCCCCTCACCCCGCAGAATTGGTGACACTGCAGTACGACAGCATAGTGGACGAGGAGGAATATAGAAACCGAAGGGAGGAGTTTGCTGTGCGCATATTTACCGACGGCAGTAAGATCCAGGGCAAGGTCGGCGCGGCGTTATCTTTGTGGGATAGCACCACCGAAACAAAGGCTCTTAAACTTACTTTGCCGTCATACTGCACCGTCTACCAGGCTGAATTGTTGGCACTGCAGAAAGCGGCAACTGAAGCGCTCAAACGCCGGGAGAACACATTCGGCATCTTCAGCGACTCTATGGCGGCCCTGCAGACAGTCATCAACGTCAGTGCCCCCCATCCTCTAGCAGTGGAAACAAGGGACACCATACGCCGCTGCAAGCTCCAGAACAAGAGTGTCTCCTTGTTCTGGATAAAGGCCCACGCAGGATTGGAGGGCAATGAACGAGCTGATCAACTCGCAAAGGAAGCCGCCCTGAAGTCGAAGAAGAAGCCGGATTACGACCTGTACCCCATCTCATTCGTCAATCGGCAGATACGTATGAGGTCGCTTGACGAATGGAATGGGAAATATAAAGCCGGAGAAGCAGTCTCCGGTACGAAACTGTTTTTCCCCGACGCAATATCCGCGTAA
- the LOC124642209 gene encoding uncharacterized protein LOC124642209, which produces MIDSYLNDRCVRVRYAGAECRRDTSKGCVQGSIGGPILWNLVLDPLLKGLEQRGDYCQAFADDVVLIFSGDTALEIQRRANAALEYVRGWGIRNKLKFAPHKTCAMVVTRKLKYDVPLLSMGGVAIGMSEEIKILGLTVDHKLTFNTHVANVCKKAINIYKQLARAAKVSWGLHPEVIRSIYTAAVEPVILYAASAWAPAARKVGVQKLLNSVQRGFAQKLCGAYRTVSLHSALVLAGLLPLDLRIQEAAALYEKKKGVTSLAGREVERVVAFADTPHPAKHTAMGFVSLVDQSHVESHNSQDIRFFTDGSKIEGKVGAALSLWDREAEIKSSKLSLPSCCTVYQAELLAICVATRQILRRREGTFGIYSDSKAALQTVTNQSALHALAVEARANLSVALSQGKVTSLFWIKAHAGLEGNERADHLAKEAALKNKTRPDYDLCPVSFVKRQIRLESLGEWNRRYGNGATAGVTKIFLPDAADAYRIVRKILPRGVITQVLTGHGGFSEYLHRFKCKENPSCICDPSAIESVPHIILECPIFSRERWTLEQELDIELSLQNISHIMHKRKAREKFLEYAETVANKIIRRNKEA; this is translated from the coding sequence ATGATAGACAGCTACCTCAACGACAGGTGTGTCCGGGTCAGGTACGCCGGAGCGGAGTGCCGCCGGGATACGAGCAAGGGATGTGTGCAGGGGTCCATTGGAGGCCCAATCCTTTGGAACCTGGTGCTGGATCCCCTGCTAAAAGGTCTTGAGCAGCGAGGCGACTACTGTCAGGCTTTCGCTGACGACGTCGTCCTCATTTTCAGCGGGGATACAGCACTCGAAATCCAAAGACgtgccaatgccgccctcgagtATGTTCGGGGGTGGGGCATCAGAAATAAGCTGAAGTTTGCGCCACACAAAACATGCGCCATGGTCGTAACCAGGAAGCTAAAGTACGATGTCCCCCTCCTGAGCATGGGCGGGGTCGCCATTGGCATGTCAGAGGAAATAAAGATACTGGGGCTCACTGTGGATCACAAGCTCACCTTCAACACGCACGTCGCAAATGTTTGTAAGAAGGCTATTAATATCTACAAACAGTTGGCCAGGGCGGCAAAGGTGAGCTGGGGTCTACACCCCGAGGTAATCCGCAGCATCTACACGGCGGCGGTGGAACCGGTGATTCTGTACGCGGCCAGCGCCTGGGCGCCAGCAGCCAGGAAAGTCGGTGTGCAGAAACTCCTTAATTCGGTCCAGCGAGGGTTCGCTCAGAAGCTGTGCGGAGCGTACCGCACCGTTTCACTGCATTCGGCACTTGTGCTGGCGGGGTTGCTCCCGCTCGACCTTAGGATTCAAGAAGCAGCCGCGCtctatgaaaagaaaaagggaGTAACTTCGCTGGCCGGTCGTGAGGTGGAACGGGTGGTGGCGTTCGCAGACACGCCACACCCGGCGAAACATACGGCCATGGGGTTCGTGAGCTTGGTAGATCAGTCTCATGTGGAGTCCCACAACAGCCAGGACATACGGTTCTTTACAGACGGCAGCAAGATCGAGGGCAAGGTCGGAGCAGCACTCTCCCTTTGGGATAGAGAGGCCGAGATCAAGTCCTCGAAACTCAGTCTGCCGTCCTGCTGTACTGTCTACCAGGCAgaactcctggccatatgcGTAGCCACTAGGCAAATACTGCGGCGCCGGGAGGGCACTTTTGGCATATACAGTGACTCGAAGGCAGCCCTGCAAACGGTCACCAACCAGAGTGCCCTCCACGCCCTGGCAGTGGAAGCAAGAGCGAACCTCAGTGTGGCTTTATCCCAGGGCAAAGTTACATCCTTGTTCTGGATAAAGGCACACGCTGGACTGGAGGGAAATGAGCGCGCCGACCACCTGGCCAAGGAAGCGGCTTTGAAGAACAAAACCAGGCCAGATTACGACCTCTGCCCGGTTTCATTCGTCAAGCGGCAGATCCGATTGGAGTCGCTGGGCGAATGGAATCGGAGATACGGGAACGGAGCGACAGCAGGGGTCACGAAGATCTTTCTGCCCGACGCTGCGGACGCGTACAGGATCGTCAGAAAAATTCTACCACGTGGGGTAATAACACAAGTGCTGACGGGGCACGGCGGGTTCTCCGAATACTTGCACCGCTTTAAGTGTAAGGAGAACCCATCGTGCATCTGCGACCCCAGTGCGATCGAGTCTGTCCCCCATATCATCCTAGAATGCCCTATCTTCTCGCGAGAACGGTGGACACTAGAACAGGAGTTAGACATAGAGCTGAGCCTGCAAAACATTAGCCACATAATGCACAAacgaaaagcaagagaaaaatTCCTAGAGTATGCCGAAacagttgcaaataaaataatacgtaggAATAAAGAAGCCTGA
- the LOC124642486 gene encoding uncharacterized protein LOC124642486, whose translation MRVGGRIELSNYNYTKKHPILLHASHPLTKLYFKHEHLRNMHAGPQLLLACVRETVWPINGRHLARRTVHACVRCRRIQGKTLTPMMGNLPAQRITPDFPFRTVGVDFAGPFLTLNRKGRGARLTKTYLCLFVCFRYKCVHLEAVSDLSKDAFIMTLRRFISRRGKPAEIFCDNGRNFVAAAKEIGNFLKTNHEPVVDFATNEGVKFVFSPTYAPHFGGIWEAGVKSAKYHLKRVMGNNHLTFEEICTLFTQVEAVLNSRPLCPLSPSPNDYHFLTPGHFLIGRALNALPGPSLEHENQNNLQRYMKLEQIHQHFWQRWQREYVAELQQRSKWRTKSASLKVGDLVLLHEDNVPPLSWRMGRVSRLFPGPDGVTRVADVQTTRGCFRRPLTRICPLPTSLPDED comes from the coding sequence ATGAGAGTCGGTGGTAGAATAGaattatcaaattataattatactaaaaaACATCCCATACTTTTACACGCCTCTCATCCACTCaccaaattatatttcaaacatGAACACTTACGGAACATGCATGCCGGGCCTCAACTGTTGCTGGCCTGTGTAAGAGAAACTGTGTGGCCTATAAACGGTAGGCACTTGGCCCGCCGCACAGTACATGCCTGTGTCAGATGTAGACGTATTCAAGGTAAAACATTAACTCCCATGATGGGAAACTTACCTGCACAGCGCATCACACCTGATTTTCCATTTCGTACTGTTGGCGTTGACTTCGCTGGTCCGTTCCTCACGCTAAATAGAAAGGGTCGAGGTGCACGATTAACTAAAacctatttatgtttgtttgtatgttttcgcTATAAATGTGTGCACCTGGAAGCCGTCAGTGATTTGTCCAAAGACGCTTTTATTATGACATTACGCAGATTTATATCGCGACGGGGCAAGCCAGCGGAGATATTTTGCGATAACGGCCGCAACTTTGTTGCAGCTGCTAAGGAAATaggcaattttcttaaaaccaatCATGAGCCTGTAGTTGATTTTGCTACCAATGAAGGTGTGAAGTTTGTGTTCTCTCCCACGTATGCTCCACATTTCGGCGGCATCTGGGAGGCTGGCGTTAAATCCGCGAAATACCACTTAAAACGCGTTATGGGAAACAATCATTTAACATTTGAGGAGATATGTACTCTTTTCACACAAGTGGAAGCTGTACTCAACAGTAGACCTTTATGCCCACTCTCCCCTTCCCCTAACGATTACCATTTCCTAACTCCCGGTCACTTTCTGATAGGGCGTGCCTTAAATGCATTGCCTGGTCCATCGCTCGAGCACGAGAACCAGAACAACCTTCAACGCTACATGAAGCTTGAACAAATACATCAACATTTTTGGCAGCGCTGGCAAAGGGAATATGTAGCAGAGCTACAGCAGCGCTCAAAATGGCGTACTAAATCAGCATCCCTAAAGGTCGGCGACTtagttcttctccatgaggATAATGTCCCACCACTCAGTTGGCGAATGGGACGAGTCAGCCGCCTGTTCCCGGGGCCCGACGGAGTCACGCGAGTCGCAGATGTGCAAACTACCAGAGGTTGCTTCAGGAGACCTCTCACTCGGATCTGTCCCTTGCCTACATCTTTACCGGATGAAGACTGA